Proteins from a genomic interval of Trichoderma breve strain T069 chromosome 2, whole genome shotgun sequence:
- a CDS encoding GTPase-activator protein for ras-like GTPase domain-containing protein: MYLRVTNDSTDTGAADVSTSSRRPSPDPVFRRLSNDRNSSVQDDVSANKNNNSPTSATGTTSSGNSSSGDVRCGTGVRMVLNNGMSMSPPVMDGYATRLHEGGSDSEDQALLQRQQQRQAQDQSLIQSRHYHQGHMQKQRQRPQTPLEFHRINLERLSASNLRSSFRVNASPRPGRSITPDLPPGQGGAASAALSDSTMAHPSRGIGSQQGSPRSIPGSIGRRQGVVFTSDAACDSSDGTDSSPAIHQQRSSNGPPIRPRTRTMDASMLGPRGPSSAAEFRHRVSSVSSGSQPSIDDPKSLTPSSDPSYSTIPTVRVPEISTPTSASKDKSKSSHHNRRLLKRQPSRPTSPLVAPQPSVDSFPYPIPTDDANRLISLMKALGGRMRGELEYQGEYQGTWHTGMAYIDEEKGTLMFGLGHTGQSASFHIPLVSDLRGCKVHVTGYPDAERECLEIVPNQLGLELLLRPIISEELELWLAALLCWQQLAPLNLKVPNGKPNSPSGPIRPEMRRRAKSSDAARATNIIKVGKFMLWDKGPPRSARAVVQRSSTRDLMHPSMFWRRISCVLQDNGEFRLLMENDVSVLSSIELSQLSRCAIQGLDRSVLEEEYCIAIFPIYASTATHVSIFRPVYLAVDSRIDFEVWFALLRTFAVPDIFCLDDPQTDEIQDVADIEKDQPGEVFRMEKIIRVRVIEAKIKATPSVEWFSPEKCGRVGPDPLVGSYLAEVILDGEVRARTTTKMDTKNPFWREDCEFNDLPPIIQDLSIVLKRVDCGPDGYSKSASSPEIICGSVRIPLNDLERGQGQEQWQPILDEKQQNIGSMLIKVFHDEHVALLSKEYEPLSEILHRFPTGLTTLISASLPGQLRTLSELFLNIFQASGSASEWLMALVEDEIDGIGSQTSIKKYRFSNRLKSSESMESSNERELMVRDIHRTLAGEANLLFRGNSLLTQSLEFHMRRLGKEYLEEILQDKIYEINELNPDCEVDPSKLAHTGGDLDQHWGRLIHLTTEIWLCIADSAERIPAELRHVLKYIRAVADDRYGDFLRTVSYTSISGFLFLRFICPAILSPKLFGLLRDHPRPQAQRTLTLIAKALQKLSNLSTFGKREEYMEPMNRFLTQQRQTFRGFIDHVCGIPADRGGRTLPPSYITPVTILNRLGPTAREGFPSLPYLIDQARGFASLVKLWVDSRPIDVKQSQVDGELLIFNDLCFGLQKRADACLAKVVDFRNREVPSFMSADQLAEILEQVNFTGPYHPYYVGNPSSMPSSYERPPGSSSSDGGGDSKEKRRSKEWKRGRDEADSKKGNSPRNTSGSATGSVKQKNGKVGRSLLSGIMKIGGSRAESPETKGSR; the protein is encoded by the coding sequence atgtacctgaGAGTGACAAATGATAGTACTGATACCGGCGCAGCGGACGTTTCAACAAGCAGTCGTCGCCCATCGCCAGACCCAGTGTTCCGAAGACTGAGCAACGACCGTAACAGCAGCGTCCAAGACGACGTCAGTgccaacaagaacaacaacagcccGACAAGTGCTACAGGTACGACGAGTAGTGGCAATAGTAGCAGCGGCGACGTTCGATGTGGCACTGGAGTCCGCATGGTGTTGAACAATGGCATGAGCATGTCACCGCCAGTCATGGATGGATATGCAACCCGCCTGCACGAGGGCGGTAGCGATAGCGAGGACCAGGCCctgctgcagcggcagcagcaacgacaGGCCCAGGATCAGAGCCTAATCCAGAGTCGGCATTACCACCAGGGCCATATGCAGAAGCAGCGACAGCGGCCCCAAACCCCTCTCGAATTCCACCGGATCAACTTGGAGCGCCTCAGCGCTTCGAATCTCAGGTCTTCATTTAGGGTCAATGCCAGCCCGAGACCTGGTCGTTCCATCACACCTGACCTCCCTCCAGGTCAAGGTGGTGCTGCGAGCGCTGCGCTTTCTGATTCAACCATGGCCCACCCATCCCGCGGCATTGGTTCTCAGCAGGGCTCGCCTAGGTCTATCCCGGGCAGCATTGGCCGTCGCCAAGGTGTCGTCTTCACCAGCGATGCTGCTTGCGATTCTTCGGATGGCACAGACTCCAGCCCCGCGATTCACCAGCAGAGAAGTTCAAACGGTCCCCCGATACGGCCCAGGACGCGCACAATGGACGCCTCTATGCTAGGGCCACGAGGGCCGTCTTCAGCAGCCGAGTTTCGACATCGAGTTAGCAGCGTCTCGTCCGGGTCGCAGCCCTCCATCGACGACCCAAAATCGTTGACGCCAAGTTCCGACCCGAGCTACTCGACGATACCGACCGTCAGAGTCCCGGAAATCTCAACCCCAACCTCCGCCTCCAAGGACAAGAGCAAATCATCTCACCACAATCGACGGCTTCTAAAGCGTCAACCTTCTCGACCGACCTCGCCATTGGTCGCACCCCAGCCCTCTGTCGATTCCTTCCCGTACCCCATCCCAACCGACGATGCGAACCGCCTAATATCGCTAATGAAGGCTCTGGGCGGGCGAATGCGTGGCGAACTAGAATACCAGGGTGAGTACCAGGGAACATGGCACACCGGAATGGCGTACATCGACGAGGAGAAGGGCACTCTTATGTTCGGGCTGGGCCATACCGGCCAGAGCGCTTCGTTCCACATCCCTCTAGTTTCCGACCTGCGAGGCTGCAAAGTTCACGTCACGGGCTACCCCGATGCCGAGAGGGAATGCCTAGAGATTGTCCCTAACCAACTGGgcctggagcttctgcttAGGCCCATTATAtcggaggagctggagctgtgGCTCGCGGCCCTCTTGTGCTGGCAGCAGCTCGCGCCTCTCAACCTCAAAGTACCCAACGGAAAACCCAATAGCCCTTCTGGGCCCATTCGCCCCGAGATGAGGCGGCGGGCCAAGTCGAGCGATGCGGCGAGAGCcacaaacatcatcaaggtCGGCAAGTTCATGCTCTGGGACAAGGGCCCTCCAAGGTCAGCACGTGCCGTCGTCCAGCGATCGTCAACGAGGGATCTCATGCACCCTTCCATGTTTTGGAGAAGGATTTCATGCGTTTTACAGGATAATGGAGAGTTTAGGCTCCTGATGGAGAACGACGTCTCAGTCTTGTCTAGCATCGAACTGTCGCAGCTTTCTCGGTGCGCCATCCAGGGCCTCGACCGCAGCGTCCTAGAGGAAGAATATTGCATTGCTATTTTCCCCATCTATGCCTCCACGGCCACCCACGTTTCCATTTTCCGACCCGTCTATCTGGCCGTCGACAGCCGCATCGACTTCGAGGTTTGGTTCGCCCTGCTTCGGACATTTGCCGTTCCCGACATCTTCTGTCTGGACGACCCTCAGACGGATGAGATTCAGGATGTTGCCGATATCGAGAAAGATCAACCGGGAGAGGTTTTCCGCATGGAGAAAATCATCAGAGTAAGAGTGATAgaggccaagatcaaggccacTCCAAGCGTTGAATGGTTTTCGCCTGAGAAGTGCGGCAGAGTTGGCCCGGATCCTTTAGTCGGAAGCTATCTGGCAGAAGTCATCTTAGATGGCGAAGTCAGAGCCAGAACGACTACCAAGATGGACACAAAGAATCCCTTTTGGAGAGAGGATTGCGAGTTTAACGACTTACCGCCGATAATTCAAGACCTCTCCATTGTGCTAAAGCGAGTGGACTGCGGGCCTGACGGGTACTCAAAGTCGGCAAGCTCACCAGAGATTATTTGCGGGAGCGTAAGAATCCCCTTGAACGACTTGGAGAGAGGCCAGGGACAGGAACAGTGGCAGCCCATCTTGGATGAAAAACAGCAGAATATTGGGTCGATGCTAATCAAGGTGTTTCACGACGAGCATGTTGCCCTTCTGTCGAAAGAATACGAGCCACTATCCGAGATTCTGCACCGATTCCCTACGGGCCTGACTACACtcatctctgcatctctgccCGGCCAGCTTCGGACACTATCGGAGCTGTTTCTCAACATCTTCCAGGCCTCTGGTTCTGCAAGCGAGTGGCTAATGGCTCTGGtcgaggatgagattgatggaaTAGGAAGCCAGACCTCAATCAAGAAGTACCGGTTCAGCAATAGACTCAAATCGAGTGAATCGATGGAATCATCCAACGAGCGAGAGCTGATGGTCCGCGACATCCACAGGACACTGGCTGGAGAGGCCAACCTACTCTTCAGAGGTAACTCGTTGCTAACACAGTCTCTCGAGTTCCACATGCGACGCTTGGGCAAAGAATACCTGGAAGAAATATTACAGGACAAGATATACGAGATTAACGAATTAAATCCGGATTGCGAGGTTGATCCGAGCAAGCTGGCACACACCGGAGGAGACCTGGATCAACACTGGGGCCGTCTTATCCACCTCACGACGGAAATCTGGTTGTGCATTGCAGATTCGGCCGAAAGGATACCGGCAGAATTGAGGCACGTTCTCAAGTACATCCGCGCCGTAGCCGACGACCGCTATGGCGACTTCCTCCGCACCGTCAGCTACACATCCATCTCgggtttccttttcttgcGATTCATATGCCCTGCTATCCTCTCACCCAAGCTGTTTGGGTTACTTCGAGATCATCCTAGACCACAAGCACAACGTACCTTGACGCTCATTGCCAAGGCACTACAGAAACTTTCCAACCTTTCAACGTTTGGAAAGCGAGAAGAATATATGGAACCGATGAACCGCTTCCTAACTCAACAACGGCAGACTTTCCGAGGCTTCATCGACCACGTTTGTGGTATCCCAGCCGATCGAGGCGGCCGCACCCTACCCCCCAGCTACATCACACCTGTCACCATCCTGAACCGCTTGGGGCCTACAGCACGCGAAGGATTCCCCAGTCTGCCGTATTTGATCGACCAGGCCCGGGGCTTCGCGAGTCTTGTCAAGTTGTGGGTGGATTCGCGTCCCATTGACGTCAAGCAGTCCCAGGTAGATGGAGAGTTGTTGATATTTAACGACTTGTGCTTTGGTTTGCAAAAGCGCGCCGACGCTTGCCTCGCCAAAGTGGTGGATTTCCGGAACAGAGAGGTCCCTTCGTTCATGTCTGCCGACCAACTTGCCGAAATCCTGGAACAGGTCAATTTTACCGGCCCGTATCACCCATATTACGTAGGAAACCCATCCTCTATGCCCAGCAGCTACGAGCGGCCCCCTGGTAGCTCTAGCAGCGATGGGGGCGGGGAttcgaaagaaaaaagacgcaGTAAAGAATGGAAGCGCGGAAGAGACGAAGCGGACTCGAAGAAGGGGAACAGTCCCCGAAACACAAGCGGCTCGGCCACCGGGAGtgtgaagcagaagaatgGAAAAGTTGGCAGGAGTCTTTTAAGCGGCATCATGAAGATTGGTGGCTCAAGAGCCGAGAGTCCAGAAACCAAAGGGTCAAGATGA
- a CDS encoding cyclophilin type peptidyl-prolyl cis-trans isomerase/CLD domain-containing protein, which translates to MASETETKAARPRVFFDITLGGKPLGRINMELYSDLVPKTAENFRALCTGEKGVGKSGKPLHYKGSTFHRVIKQFMIQGGDFTAGDGTGGESIYGAKFEDEAFPKKHEKPFLLSMANAGPNTNGSQFFITTVPTPHLDGKHVVFGEVLNGKSIVRQIENVRTEAGDRPSRDAVIADCGELSGDEALSADVKQPDALGDPHEDFPEDCATPPDAKTTHKIASDCKDFGNKAFKAGNITLGLEKYEKGLRYLNEEPDLDDWPEGKAQLDALRFSLNNNSALLHIKLEAWSEAVRSATSALAIAGIAPADRAKAFYRRGFANVRQKDEEEALKDLEEAHKLAPNDSAVNVELNAVRTKAAAKAAKEKAAYKKFFQ; encoded by the exons CGAATCAACATGGAGCTGTACTCTGATCTCGTGCCCAAGACGGCCGAGAACTTCCGTGCTCTCTGCACTGGCGAAAAGGGAGTGGGCAAGTCAGGCAAACCTCTGCATTACAAGGGCTCCACCTTCCACCGAGTAATCAAGCAATTTATGATTCAG GGTGGTGACTTCACGGCTGGAGACGGCACTGGCGGCGAATCCATCTATGGCGCCAAGTTCGAGGACGAGGCTTTCCCCAAGAAGCATGAGAAGCCCTTCCTGCTATCCATGGCCAACGCCGGTCCTA ATACCAACGGCTCTcaattcttcatcaccactgTCCCCACGCCTCATTTGGATGGCAAGCACGTGGTCTTTGGTGAAGTCCTCAACGGCAAGTCCATCGTCCGCCAAATCGAAAACGTCCGTACCGAGGCTGGCGACCGACCCTCCCGCGACGCCGTCATCGCCGACTGTGGCGAGCTCTCCGGTGACGAAGCCCTGAGCGCCGACGTCAAGCAGCCCGATGCTCTGGGCGATCCCCACGAAGACTTCCCCGAGGACTGCGCTACGCCCCCCGATGCCAAGACTACCCACAAGATCGCCTCAGACTGCAAAGACTTTGGCAACAAGGCGTTCAAGGCCGGTAACATCACTCTCGGTCTTGAGAAGTACGAAAAGGGCCTGCGGTACCTCAACGAGGAGCCTGACTTGGATGACTGGCCCGAAGGCAAGGCCCAGCTCGACGCCCTCCGTTTCTCCCTCAACAACAACTCTGCTCTCTTGCACATCAAGCTAGAGGCCTGGTCAGAGGCCGTCCGCAGCGCCACGTCCGCCCTCGCCATTGCCGGCATCGCCCCCGCGGACCGAGCAAAGGCCTTTTACCGCCGTGGCTTTGCCAACGTCCGTCAaaaggacgaggaggaggcccTCAAGGATCTCGAGGAGGCTCACAAGCTGGCACCCAACGACTCTGCCGTCAACGTCGAGCTCAACGCCGTGCGAACCAaggccgctgccaaggcggcaAAGGAGAAGGCCGCGTACAAGAAGTTCTTTCAGTAA